In Miscanthus floridulus cultivar M001 chromosome 5, ASM1932011v1, whole genome shotgun sequence, one genomic interval encodes:
- the LOC136452436 gene encoding uncharacterized protein isoform X4 gives MQAQAGEARMQQQFLRPGRSRCGGGVPPIPRRQQSTSSRCSKPSLDASSSYGENFARSDHNNFQNQAVLSKRKRVHCVAPNQNDGFLEHRDELNKETCVMTVCFYPPQVKQQRNKRVIMEGLERL, from the exons ATGCAAGCTCAGGCCGGGGAGGCGCGGATGCAGCAGCAATTTCTCCGGCCAGGGAGGAGCAGATGTGGTGGCGGGGTACCTCCGATTCCTCGTCGACAGCAAAGCACATCTTCCAGATGCTCGAAGCCATCGTTGGACGCGTCATCGTCCTATGGC GAAAATTTTGCTAGGAGTGATCATAACAATTTTCAGAATCAAGCGGTGCTTTCTAAAAGAAAG AGAGTTCACTGTGTTGCACCCAACCAGAATGATGGATTCCTTGAACACAGGGATGAATTG AATAAAGAAACATGTGTGATGACAGTCTGCTTTTATCCACCACAAGTAAaacaacaaagaaacaaaag GGTCATCATGGAGGGCCTAGAGAGACTATGA
- the LOC136452436 gene encoding uncharacterized protein isoform X3 yields the protein MRRAGDASSGRGGADAAAISPAREEQMWWRGTSDSSSTAKHIFQMLEAIVGRVIVLWRTHMLEEIRQLKEHSRMQDKVIEELKNNQRHHENQEATMENFARSDHNNFQNQAVLSKRKRVHCVAPNQNDGFLEHRDELNKETCVMTVCFYPPQVKQQRNKRVIMEGLERL from the exons ATGCGGCGAGCCGGCGATGCAAGCTCAGGCCGGGGAGGCGCGGATGCAGCAGCAATTTCTCCGGCCAGGGAGGAGCAGATGTGGTGGCGGGGTACCTCCGATTCCTCGTCGACAGCAAAGCACATCTTCCAGATGCTCGAAGCCATCGTTGGACGCGTCATCGTCCTATGGC GGACTCACATGTTGGAGGAAATAAGGCAACTCAAAGAGCATTCTAGAATGCAAGACAAAGTTATTGAAGAACTAAAAAACAATCAAAGGCACCATGAGAACCAAGAAGCAACAATG GAAAATTTTGCTAGGAGTGATCATAACAATTTTCAGAATCAAGCGGTGCTTTCTAAAAGAAAG AGAGTTCACTGTGTTGCACCCAACCAGAATGATGGATTCCTTGAACACAGGGATGAATTG AATAAAGAAACATGTGTGATGACAGTCTGCTTTTATCCACCACAAGTAAaacaacaaagaaacaaaag GGTCATCATGGAGGGCCTAGAGAGACTATGA
- the LOC136452436 gene encoding uncharacterized protein isoform X1, with protein MHHRPPPGAHHTLPTSIQLSLPPRGLDVAWKHGAAAGVCRHGAAAGVCRPRWACELGQSISPSVSDRDGEARVGGSVFAVRMRRLASGGKWRLLPGSGLGGADAASRRCKLRPGRRGCSSNFSGQGGADVVAGYLRFLVDSKAHLPDARSHRWTRHRPMAKILLGVIITIFRIKRCFLKEREFTVLHPTRMMDSLNTGMN; from the exons ATGCACCATCGTCCACCGCCCGGCGCCCACCACACGTTGCCTACTTCGATACAGTTGTCTCTGCCACCAAGGGGGCTCGACGTGGCCTGGAAACACGGAGCCGCGGCCGGGGTCTGTAGACACGGAGCCGCGGCCGGGGTCTGTAGACCGCGGTGGGCGTGTGAACTGGGCCAGAGCATCTCGCCCTCCGTCTCCGATCGAGATGGGGAGGCACGGGTGGGCGGCTCCGTGTTTGCGGTGCGGATGCGGCGGCTAGCCAGCGGAGGGAAGTGGCGCTTGCTGCCTGGCTCGGGCCTGGGCGGAGCGGATGCGGCGAGCCGGCGATGCAAGCTCAGGCCGGGGAGGCGCGGATGCAGCAGCAATTTCTCCGGCCAGGGAGGAGCAGATGTGGTGGCGGGGTACCTCCGATTCCTCGTCGACAGCAAAGCACATCTTCCAGATGCTCGAAGCCATCGTTGGACGCGTCATCGTCCTATGGC GAAAATTTTGCTAGGAGTGATCATAACAATTTTCAGAATCAAGCGGTGCTTTCTAAAAGAAAG AGAGTTCACTGTGTTGCACCCAACCAGAATGATGGATTCCTTGAACACAGGGATGAATTG A